Proteins from one Cryptomeria japonica chromosome 4, Sugi_1.0, whole genome shotgun sequence genomic window:
- the LOC131875025 gene encoding probable LRR receptor-like serine/threonine-protein kinase At1g67720, whose product MKVGQQGQGAGEVTGRKVNSGGREVVGEGEWCRVELLAAGGRKEASRGPGRWGSGASRGLNKIAHEGQNGADGGCTGPAAWQGPYGTLRTVRMMSGMELTSVCLLLITTFTGLFTFIHSNPDGFLNINCGAIANGTDQKGLLWISDSPFIKTCNVWRTSSTETMGMRFWTLTYFPSSMSVKKYCYLLPVKPRVNYLVKATFGRDYTIPLANFFDLLIEGIKWTNVDLSGTDNESYISHEIILAAKSESLSLCLARNAQTEQNHSVYISRIELRPLESSMYNSTDLQKSALDLVGRINFGASSWLLYPDDPFDRAWSWTVVAAGEVNITAEDEQTKSLGMELVNKPPVNVSRTAIAMEKVADMTISDEHLDVSVPGIYSFALYFCNIIQTNRTQSFAPFINENQISDLVELNFLQCLQANNELQLNPPDPINIILRPSPESELGPFINAAEMYRKLDLQTTTYSGDVVTIRKIAEAISVPDDWTGGDPCLPADYSSTGITCSQDDPPRVIIIDLTSMHLNGNIPTKIADLSALTKLLLGNNNLSGDIPDLSSLKNLTILQLQNNKLTGEIPRSLGQLQMLSQLFLQDNKLEGTVSEGLVRPDLDLRVDPQNNIRAGTGARKIKGWVIGALVGCSVVLVLVVLSAILLWRHKHPSQPFPSIDVPTLSKQQIFAGVSPICSMQKTVPPLVFLLSNRHVFFFSLFGTLKSNFFISSFSDEKKQNDYHRQAIEYTEEDIKTSTNNYSTLIGKGSFGSVFYGRLSGYDVAVKILETGSSQGQQEFQNEVAILSRIYHKHLVNLIGYCRQSIIALVYEYMPCGTLTDHLYGVAKLKTPLDWHMRLNIARQAADGLLYLHQGCYPPIIHRDIKCSNILLDNRMSAKLADFGISKLVESSFGDISSEVKGTMGYLDPEYFTTSSLNEKTDVYSFGVVLLEIISGVSPKDGIVKSAHNMLSCGKLAELMDPSLSGRYDVESAWKVAEIAYQCVEKESTNRPKVSAVVKELEEAVKLAYADKNYSASHTVATFNIGGMPSLR is encoded by the exons GTCCGAATGATGTCAGGCATGGAGTTGACAAGTGTGTGCTTGTTGCTCATCACAACTTTCACTGGATTATTCACTTTCATTCATTCAAATCCAGACG GCTTCCTTAACATCAACTGTGGCGCCATTGCTAACGGAACAGACCAGAAGGGCCTACTCTGGATTTCCGATTCCCCTTTCATTAAGACTTGCAACGTTTGGAGGACGAGTTCAACAGAAACCATGGGAATGAGATTCTGGACACTGACCTATTTTCCGAGCAGTATGTCAGTGAAAAAATATTGCTACCTGTTGCCTGTGAAGCCTCGTGTAAACTACCTAGTAAAAGCCACTTTCGGTCGTGATTACACAATTCCTTTGGCGAATTTCTTTGATTTACTTATCGAGGGAATCAAGTGGACGAATGTAGACCTATCCGGTACAGACAATGAGAGTTACATATCTCACGAGATCATCTTGGCCGCAAAAAGCGAGAGTCTGAGTTTATGCCTTGCGCGTAATGCTCAAACAGAACAAAATCATTCTGTTTACATTTCAAGAATTGAGCTGCGGCCACTCGAATCTTCTATGTATAATTCAACGGATTTGCAGAAGAGTGCCTTAGATCTCGTAGGGCGCATAAATTTTGGTGCATCCTCTTGGTTACT GTACCCAGATGATCCATTTGACCGCGCATGGTCATGGACAGTAGTAGCTGCGGGCGAAGTGAATATTACAGCTGAGGACGAGCAGACAAAATCTTTAGGAATGGAGTTAGTGAATAAACCGCCCGTGAACGTATCAAGGACTGCTATTGCGATGGAAAAAGTGGCCGATATGACTATATCAGACGAACATCTGGATGTATCTGTCCCAGGAATTTACTCTTTCGCGCTTTATTTCTGCAACATCATCCAGACAAACCGCACACAGAGTTTTGCTCCCTTTATTAACGAAAACCAAATATCAGATCTCGTCGAGCTTAATTTTTTGCAGTGCCTACAAGCAAATAATGAGTTACAACTGAACCCTCCCGATCCTATAAACATAATTTTACGTCCCAGTCCTGAATCGGAGTTGGGACCATTCATAAATGCAGCAGAAATGTATAGGAAGTTGGACTTACAGACAACCACATACTCTGGAGATG TGGTTACTATTAGAAAAATAGCAGAGGCAATAAGTGTTCCAGACGATTGGACAGGAGGAGATCCATGTTTACCAGCTGATTATTCATCTACAGGGATAACCTGCAGCCAAGACGATCCTCCGCGAGTCATTATCAT AGATCTAACAAGCATGCATCTCAACGGCAACATACCAACAAAAATAGCAGACTTATCAGCACTAACAAAGTTG CTGCTAGGAAATAATAATTTGTCAGGTGATATTCCGGACCTCAGTTCATTGAAGAATCTTACTATACT GCAACTGCAAAACAATAAACTGACTGGAGAAATTCCAAGATCATTGGGGCAGCTTCAAATGTTAAGTCAACT ATTTCTACAGGACAATAAATTGGAGGGAACCGTTTCAGAAGGATTAGTGAGACCCGACTTGGACCTTCG TGTTGATCCTCAAAATAATATTCGGGCAGGCACTGGCGCCCGCAAAATTAAAGGTTGGGTAATCGGAGCTTTAGTTGGGTGTTCGGTGGTGTTAGTTTTAGTCGTTCTTTCTGCAATTTTGCTATGGAGGCACAAACACCCATCGCAGCCATTTCCAAGCATAGATGTTCCAACCCTATCTAAACAACAGATATTTGCAGGTGTTTCCCCAATCTGTAGTATGCAGAAAACAGTACCGCCGTTAGTATTTCTGTTATCAAATAGGCATGTTTTTTTTTTCTCCCTGTTTGGCACCTTGAAGAGtaatttctttatttcttctttctcAGATGAAAAAAAACAAAATGATTATCACAGGCAGGCTATAGAATACACAGAGGAAGATATCAAAACTTCTACCAATAACTATTCCACACTTATTGGGAAGGGAAGCTTTGGATCGGTATTTTATGGCAGACTTTCAGGATATGATGTTGCGGTCAAAATACTCGAGACAGGTTCTAGTCAAGGTCAGCAAGAATTTCAGAATGAG GTAGCCATACTGTCAAGAATATATCATAAGCATCTTGTAAATCTTATTGGGTATTGCAGACAGTCCATAATAGCATTGGTCTATGAATACATGCCGTGTGGAACACTGACTGATCATCTATATG GCGTAGCCAAATTGAAAACTCCACTTGATTGGCATATGAGATTGAATATCGCTCGACAGGCCGCCGATG GTTTGCTCTACTTGCATCAGGGTTGCTATCCTCCAATCATACACAGAGATATAAAGTGTAGTAATATACTGTTGGATAACAGAATGTCTGCCAAGCTAGCTGACTTTGGCATATCAAAACTGGTAGAGAGTTCCTTTGGTGATATATCAAGCGAAGTGAAAGGAACCATGGGTTATCTTGATCCTGA ATACTTTACAACATCATCATTAAATGAGAAGACCGATGTCTACAGTTTTGGCGTGGTTTTATTGGAGATTATTTCTGGAGTATCACCCAAGGATGGAATAGTAAAATCG GCACACAATATGCTTTCATGCGGCAAACTGGCAGAGCTTATGGATCCTTCATTGAGTGGCCGATATGACGTAGAATCAGCTTGGAAAGTTGCAGAGATAGCATACCAGTGCGTGGAAAAGGAATCAACGAATAGACCCAAGGTCAGTGCGGTGGTGAAAGAATTGGAAGAAGCTGTGAAACTTGCATATGCTGATAAAAATTATTCAGCTTCACATACCGTGGCCACATTTAATATTGGTGGCATGCCGAGCCTTAGGTAG